A stretch of the Alnus glutinosa chromosome 6, dhAlnGlut1.1, whole genome shotgun sequence genome encodes the following:
- the LOC133871660 gene encoding increased DNA methylation 1-like translates to MKKKPETGICHSPSDLVLVEPEYCPQAVVDWYILGEDEGYTSSFKKRDGSEKARKHLAAMGWVFWYGQKGLRRELRYTSPTGRCFYSLRSACKCCIAQGGVSGIAGSNPVSKTECVASTSLSKTETLTSSVCETVAHNRKSVKRINLGDDKTDRSTLNASGSVCKRVASTSVCETAARNRKPGKQINLGDDKTDQTLNSGSVCKRVASSSVCETAARNRKPMKCINLGDDKTETLASAVCETAARNCKPMKCVNLSDEVKGELAGHPNRRPGKVLADLKKIRDDHSGVTQSKSVLGSRKRVMRGVIPKCPTTLSWLVDNGVVLPRTRVHYRAKNDSAPMKEGHITRDGIECICCRNVYTLSGFEAHAGSTNHRPAANILLEDGRSLQDCQRQATNITNQNKSFTTKRQENDEICSVCHYGGELVLCDQCPSSFHKSCLGLKNVPDGDWFCPSCACGICGHGKIQQNKRDSVDDSFVTCKQCEHKFHIECIRSKEAAVNKDHCFCGRKCEYIFLGLRKLLGNPIPVGNDNLTWTLLKSTEAESCNLDAPDNEASKESCSKLNAAITVIHECFEPVKDPHTNSNLVEDVIFCRGSELNRSNFRGFYTVLLERKNKIVCVATLRVYGEKVAELPLVCTRFKYRKRGMCRILMGELEKQLMALGVERLTLPAAPTVLKTWTTSFGFSKMTDSERLQFLDYAFLDFQDTIMCQRLLRKNPEAEIVYQRPVESVASPGKFNTKCLDEEANFQKPSSGSGSGSYYSKCYKRKNISFCGSQSSDNSECCKRLKISACETRVPFHDAPWRNQFKTVLA, encoded by the coding sequence atgaagaagaaaccTGAGACTGGTATTTGCCATTCACCTTCGGATCTGGTTCTTGTTGAACCCGAGTATTGCCCCCAGGCCGTTGTGGATTGGTACATATTGGGTGAAGACGAGGGTTATACGAGTAGTTTCAAGAAGAGAGATGGGAGCGAAAAGGCAAGAAAGCATCTCGCAGCGATGGGGTGGGTGTTCTGGTATGGTCAGAAGGGATTAAGGCGTGAGTTGCGCTACACTTCACCTACTGGAAGATGTTTTTACTCGCTTCGATCAGCATGCAAATGCTGTATTGCTCAAGGAGGAGTTTCTGGGATTGCTGGGTCTAATCCTGTTTCCAAAACAGAGTGTGTTGCTTCTACTTCTCTTTCTAAAACAGAAACCCTTACTTCCTCTGTTTGTGAAACGGTTGCTCATAATCGTAAGTCTGTGAAACGCATTAATCTCGGTGATGATAAAACTGATCGGTCGACCCTTAATGCTTCTGGCTCTGTTTGCAAAAGGGTTGCCTCTACCTCTGTCTGTGAAACGGCTGCTCGTAATCGTAAGCCTGGGAAACAAATTAATCTCGGTGATGATAAAACTGATCAGACCCTTAATTCTGGTTCTGTTTGCAAAAGGGTTGCCTCTAGCTCTGTCTGTGAAACGGCTGCTCGTAATCGTAAGCCTATGAAATGCATTAATCTCGGTGATGATAAAACTGAGACCCTTGCTTCTGCTGTTTGTGAAACGGCTGCTCGTAATTGTAAGCCTATGAAATGCGTTAATCTCAGCGACGAAGTTAAGGGCGAGTTAGCCGGCCATCCAAACAGAAGACCGGGAAAGGTACTGGCGGATTTGAAGAAAATAAGGGATGATCATTCAGGCGTCACTCAGTCTAAGAGTGTGCTCGGATCGAGAAAAAGAGTGATGCGTGGAGTAATTCCCAAGTGCCCAACAACTTTATCTTGGTTGGTAGACAACGGTGTGGTGTTGCCGAGGACAAGAGTACATTACCGTGCTAAGAATGATTCTGCTCCAATGAAAGAAGGGCACATAACTCGTGATGGGATTGAGTGTATTTGTTGCCGTAATGTGTATACTCTTTCTGGTTTTGAAGCTCATGCTGGTAGTACAAATCACAGACCGGCAGCCAATATTCTACTTGAAGATGGGAGGTCTCTGCAAGATTGCCAAAGGCAGGCGACGAATATTACAAATCAGAACAAAAGCTTCACAACAAAGCGACAAGAGAATGATGAGATATGCTCTGTTTGTCACTATGGGGGTGAGCTGGTTTTATGTGATCAGTGTCCATCCTCGTTCCACAAGAGTTGTCTTGGCTTGAAGAATGTTCCAGATGGTGATTGGTTTTGCCCATCATGTGCTTGTGGAATTTGTGGTCATGGCAAgattcaacaaaacaaaagagattCTGTGGATGACAGTTTCGTTACTTGCAAGCAATGCGAGCACAAATTTCATATTGAGTGCATAAGGAGTAAAGAGGCGGCGGTCAACAAAGATCATTGCTTTTGTGGCAGAAAGTGTGAGTATATATTTTTGGGCCTTCGAAAGCTTTTAGGAAACCCAATTCCAGTGGGTAATGATAATTTGACTTGGACATTATTGAAGTCCACAGAGGCTGAAAGCTGTAATCTTGATGCTCCTGACAATGAGGCCTCGAAGGAGAGTTGCAGCAAGCTCAATGCTGCTATAACTGTGATACATGAGTGTTTTGAGCCTGTGAAAGATCCTCATACCAACAGTAACCTCGTTGAAGATGTAATTTTCTGTAGAGGGTCAGAGCTTAACCGATCAAACTTCAGAGGGTTCTACACCGTGcttttggagagaaaaaataaaatagtctgTGTGGCTACTTTAAGGGTTTATGGAGAAAAAGTGGCTGAATTACCTCTTGTTTGCACCAGGTTTAAGTATCGTAAACGTGGAATGTGTCGCATATTGATGGGTGAGCTTGAAAAACAGCTGATGGCACTCGGAGTGGAGAGGCTAACTTTGCCTGCAGCTCCTACTGTGCTCAAGACGTGGACAACTTCATTTGGGTTTTCAAAGATGACAGATTCTGAGAGGCTACAGTTTCTAGATTATGCTTTCTTGGATTTCCAAGATACCATCATGTGTCAGAGACTCTTAAGGAAGAATCCTGAAGCAGAAATTGTGTACCAAAGGCCTGTGGAAAGTGTAGCCAGCCCTGGCAAATTTAATACCAAGTGTTTGGACGAAGAAGCGAATTTTCAGAAGCCCAGCAGCGGCAGCGGTAGCGGCAGTTATTATTCCAAGTGCTACAAGAGGAAGAACATATCATTCTGTGGGAGCCAAAGCAGTGACAATTCCGAGTGCTGCAAGAGGCTGAAGATATCAGCCTGTGAGACTCGAGTCCCATTCCATGATGCACCTTGGAGAAATCAATTTAAAACTGTTCTAGCTTAA
- the LOC133871202 gene encoding F-box/kelch-repeat protein At5g43190 produces the protein MRKNSPIVVLGGKRMNDQFQPITAKAKPKAKSAFPEMDPKIWSRLPKELLEQILSFLPLKTLLNLRSTCKHFKSLVFSPPFISKYKHSSASSPFSSFLLLYHPLCFHRFPLYDSALATWSNFLPLSDLLPRKSPSFSLLSTSNGLVCFSLPTSSAFLVRNLLAGTSRLIDFPVHPFAFEAFTLVFTPVGYKLFMIRTGSSSTSAFVYDSSVLVWRQYDGLDPIPIDNHHQDGACFNGCLYFTTPEPFSIVCFDLESGRWERSDTELPGELTFVRLVSGDGKLYMIGGVGIDGISRSLKLWELGEARNWLEVESLPEMMHRKFVSVCYHNYEHVYCFWHQGMICVCCYTWPEILYYKVSRRTWHWLPKCPHLPNEWSCGIKWFSFIPELYAPV, from the coding sequence ATGAGGAAGAACTCACCAATTGTGGTGCTGGGTGGGAAGAGAATGAATGACCAATTCCAACCCATCACCGCCAAGGCTAAGCCTAAGGCTAAATCTGCTTTCCCGGAAATGGATCCGAAAATCTGGAGCCGGCTGCCAAAGGAACTCCTCGAGCAAATCCTCTCTTTTCTCCCTCTCAAGACATTGTTGAATTTGAGATCAACCTGTAAGCACTTCAAGTCCCTTGTATTCTCTCCCCCGTTCATATCCAAATACAAACACTCCTCTGCTTCTTCGCCTTTCTCTTCGTTTCTCTTGCTGTATCACCCTCTGTGTTTCCACCGCTTCCCTCTGTACGACTCTGCCCTTGCCACCTGGAGCAACTTTCTCCCCCTCTCCGATTTACTACCCCGCAAATCGCcgtctttctctcttctctccacCTCCAATGGACTCGTTTGCTTTTCTCTCCCCACCTCATCCGCCTTTCTTGTGCGCAACCTCTTGGCCGGAACCTCGAGGCTCATCGATTTCCCGGTTCACCCTTTTGCTTTTGAGGCGTTCACTTTGGTTTTTACCCCTGTTGGGTACAAGCTCTTCATGATCCGTACTGGTTCTTCTTCGACTTCTGCTTTTGTTTACGATTCCAGCGTTCTCGTCTGGCGACAATACGACGGTTTGGATCCGATTCCGATTGACAATCATCACCAGGATGGCGCCTGCTTTAATGGGTGTCTGTACTTCACGACCCCAGAGCCATTTTCAATAGTTTGCTTTGATTTGGAGAGTGGGAGATGGGAGAGGTCCGATACTGAATTGCCCGGCGAGCTCACATTTGTCCGGCTGGTGAGCGGCGACGGGAAATTGTATATGATTGGCGGAGTCGGGATAGATGGAATCTCAAGGAGCCTGAAGTTGTGGGAATTGGGTGAAGCAAGGAATTGGTTGGAGGTGGAGAGCTTGCCGGAGATGATGCATCGAAAATTTGTGTCGGTTTGTTACCACAACTACGAGCATGTTTATTGCTTTTGGCATCAGGGGATGATATGTGTTTGCTGCTATACATGGCCGGAGATTCTGTATTACAAGGTTTCAAGGAGGACTTGGCATTGGCTGCCCAAATGCCCTCACTTGCCCAATGAATGGAGCTGTGGTATCAAGTGGTTTTCTTTTATTCCAGAGTTGTATGCTCCGGTTTAA